The segment GCAATTTTACATAGCGTCTAATTATAGAACATACCGACGAGACCTTCAATTTAGCCCAAAACCAAAAAGTTTAATTACCCCCAACGGATTTTCAATGAAACGTTCGGAATGTTCTGGGATATTTTACATAATATGAAATTATAGCAACATAGCAGTAACTTTAATTAGAATTACGGAATAACATATTTGTTCTATAATTTATATTATGTAAAACAGAATATTTCAAGAGCACTTATATATAATCGTAAAAATTTTATGTATAGTGTCTTTAACCCTTTCTAAAGCATTAGAATCGAAAAGCATAAAATGAGTGTGTCTATTACCACCATTCAAAAAAGAGTCCGGAAATGGCTACTCCTACTAATAATACAATAAGCACGATAACAATAAAGCTAGCTCCAAACTTTGTTTTAGCATTGTCTTTTAAAATATAATCTTCGTGATCTTGATGTTTTTGATTGTCGGGTGTATCTGTGCTCATATTTAGTATTTTCTGTATTTATTTTTTATTTAAACTGTTATTAACGGGTTCTACTTTTTAACTGGTACCATAAATACCGGTATTTGGGTTTTCTCCAAGACTTTTGTCGCTTCGGTTCCCATAAATAATTTTTCCAATACACTATGGCTGTGCGTTCCCATTACAATGAGGTCGGCTTGCCATTCGTTTGCGTATTCTAAAATACATGGTGCCGTTTCGCCTTTTTTTATTTTGGTCGCTACCTTATTATCTAGATGCAAAGCTGCTTTTACTAAAAAATCCTTGGCTACATTTTCTATTTGAGAATCCATTTCTGGGTTTACTGGGTAATTATACCCTTCATACCCTAAAAACGTACGATGTTCCATACCGTAGTAGCGTGTGTCTGCTATTACGTGTAATAAACAGACTTGTGCCCCTAGTTTTTTGGCTAGTTTATAACCTGTCTCTGCCACTTTTTCTGACGTTGGGTGGTAATCTATTGCAATGACTATCTTTTTCATCCTCTTTGGCAATTTATAGTTTACGATAACATAAAGTTATAAAACGTCTTTGTGCTATTGCCATAAAGGATTCTTAAATTTAAGTTTAATTAACAACACCGCCATCTAATCTCCATATAGGTTTGTTTACTTTTGTGCGATGCAAAAATCCCAACCTACCTCCCAATTCGAATTTGTAGCGCTAATGGCATCGTTAATGTCGGTCGTAGCCTTGTCAATTGATGCGCTATTGCCCGCATTAGACATTATAGGTTTCGATATTGGTGTTACTGATATTGTGAATAACCAGCTGTTGGTTACTATGATTTTCCTTGGTTTGGGTATTGGCCCTTTGCTTTTTGGCCCTTTATCCGATAGTTTGGGTAGAAAGCCCGTTGTCTATATGGGGTTTGCTCTATTTATAGTAGCCAGTTTTATCTGTGTTACTGCCACTAGTCTTGAAGTTATGGTGTTAGGGCGTATTTTGCAAGGGATTGGTCTTTCAGCACCCCGAACAATTAGTATTGCAATTATCCGCGATTTGTTCCGAGGCGATTATATGGCGCGTATTATGTCGTTTGTTACGGTGGTTTTCATTTTAATACCAGTTATAGCGCCCACTATGGGAAAATTTATACTTGACTATTACAGTTGGGAAAGTATTTTTTATGTTCAAATAGGGATTAGTCTGTTGGTTTCCTTGTGGTTCTGGAAACGACAACCAGAAACCTTATCTCTTGAAAATAAAAAGCGTTTTACTCCCCAAGTATTTGTTAGCGGTTTTAAAGAATTAATACGCCACAGACGAACCATCGGTTTTACTATTATTTCTGGCTTTGTAACGGGTTCGTTTATGGTATATTTAAGCAGTTCGCAACAAATTTTTGAAATTCAATACAACTTAAAAGAAGAGTTTCCTTTTATTTTTGCGGGTCTGGCACTCTCCATTGGATCGGCCATTTTCTTAAACGGAACGTTAGTAGTTAAATACGGAATGGAAAAATTGATTACCACTTCCCTCCTAGCGTTTTTTATTGTTTCTATTGTTTATATCATTTTATTTCATAATTCTGAAAACCCAACTATTGAAATATTATTAATCTTCTTTGCCTTGCAATTTTTTTCTATTGGTTTCCTCTTCGGAAATTTACGAGCGATGGCGATGGATCCTGTTGGTCATATCGCGGGGATTGCATCGGCTATTACCGGATTTCTCTCAATTGTTATTGCGGTGCCGGTTAGTGTTTTTATTGGACGGTTTATTTCTGAAACAGCCTTACCCTTATTTATAGGGTTTTCTATTTGTTCAGGCGTGTCTTTGGTGTTATTGTTCTATTTGAAAATGAAACGTAGAAAAAGACAACTTGTAAAAAAGTAGTTAGTAATAGTGTAGATTTTTATATTCTGAAGTTTTAGTTATCGTCTTCAGGTAATGCTTCTACCGTACCTTCATACCGCATAAAATCACGTTGGCTACTGTTTACGGTAATTGTACTGTTCTTGTTGTCATAAAGCGTTACAGTTACCTTATAGCTCTCCCCTTTTTCTGAAATAGTAAACGATATAATACTGGATTTTTTCCTTTGGTTGTAGATTAATTCTACGTCCTTCGGGTTGCCTTCAAACTCAATAGGACCACCGTCTAAAACATTACCACTTTGGCGTTGTCCATAAAAAGGTAAATATGCAGAGACATTATCTTGATTAAAGGTCAAAAAGTTAGTGTTTCCTATTAAGCTAATTTGGTTTCCTCGTAACGGATTGGCGTATTGCGATTCAATAGTAAATTGTTTGTCATTAGCCCATTGCTGTACCTGGCTCATTTCGCCTTCCTGTGTGGCGGTTTGGGTGCTTCCGCAACTTATTAAAAGCAGGGAAAGCATAAATAACATGGTTTTCATAATTCAGTTTTTTAAAAGTTATTTTATGTTTAAACTATCACAAAAATCATTCCTGTAACTAACACTCTATTTAGCTGGCTGAAAAAAGTGCTATTAATTATACTTAATGTTGGTTACAAAAGCCCGGTATTTTAAAAGAGCCACAAACACAGCACCACCAATGGCATTTCCTAATAAAGCTACCGCTTGAAAAGCTGCATAATCACCAATAGATAAGGAAGAAGGCACTAAAAGACCCGCAAATACTTCTACATTACCTACAATGCTGTGATGTAATCCTGCAAAAGAAAGGACGGCAGTAATCATATAAATAATAAAAATTCGGCTTATGGTATCTTTAGATGAAGAAATTACCCAAGACAGTAAGCCCATGAGCCATCCTGCTAAAACAGCACTTGCTAGAATAACCCACATACTGTAATCTGTTACGTGAACAGCAATTTTAGATATTGTTTCAGCATCAAACAGGTGTAATTCAGGGCCTATCCATACTAAAAGAGCTGCCATGGCCCAACCTCCTAATAAGTTTCCGAAAATTACTAATCCCCATAATTTCAATAAATTACTAATGGTTTGCTTTTTATTGAGTACTGGCAAGGTTAGTAATGAAGTTTGTTCTGTAAACAATAATGATTGTCCAACAATTACCATTATAAATCCAACAGGATATACAAACGAAAGCATTTTAAACACGGTGTCTTCTGCTACTTTACCATGTAGAAAGAAAAATAGAGACGCTAATAATAAGTAGCTGAACCCTATTTCAAGTCCGGCGGTAAAGGAACTTACTAAGATGCTTAAGGGACTCTTTTTGTATACCTCTTGCCCTTCACAAATTTGTTGTTTTAGTATCTCTCCGTGTGATTTTGCTGTGTTGTCATCAGAAGTTTGTGAGTTTTCTAACTCGTTATCTATTTGTTCCTGTTCTTGTTCTTCTTTTGTCATTAATTTATTTATAAAAATCCTTCAGTGCAAATTTTTAATATACTGAAGGATAGTTGATTGTGGTGTTTTGGTTAAACCTATTATTAAAGCATAGACTCCAGGTTACTTCTTGAGGTTGATTTACCATAAATTTTCTGATCAGGGTCCATAATCCCCGTATCTTTTAATTCACCAATATAAACCGAATCAAAACCAATATCTTCAATTAGTTTTTGAGTTACCTGTTTACTTTCTTCATCTTGAGCAGCAAAAGGTACCGCTAATTTATCAGTTTCTCTAAATGCGCGATCTTTTAGGTGATCTGCATAAATAGTATTAAATGCTTTAGCTGTTTTGGCGGTATTGAATTTCATGGCGGTATACTCTGAAGCATTTCGATTACTGTCTTTCACTTCTTGCGCCATTTCACCATCGCGCTCAGGATATGGATTTGTAGCATCTATTAATATTTTATCACCATACTCCCCAGCATATAATTCACTTAATTCATCAATTGCCTTAAAGGGTGTTGCTAATAAATATACATCAGCGTTAGCTTCCCAAGCTTCATCTAAGCTTACTGCTTTTGAATTTCCCCCAGCTTCTCGCACTAAATCATTTAACTGTTCTGGATGTCTTGAGGTAAACAATACTTCATGACCAGCTTTGGCCCAGTGTTTCCCTAAATTACCTCCTATGTTTCCACTTCCTATAACTCCTATTTTCATAATTTTTCTTTTTTTGTTAGTATTTAATTTATTCTTCTTCTTCAGAACTTAGCAATTTATCTACCGACTTTCGAACTTCTTTTGTCGTTTTCTTATCGGTATCAGTTGCTTTGAGATTTCCGTCCTTATCAACATTCAACTCTTTATCTGAAGTCCCAAAATTTGAGGACCTTCGATACTTATCTTGAAAGTCTGCGTGTTTTTTCTCTTTCTTATCACTCATAATCACCTTGCATTTAAATTAATTATTCTATTTCTGAAAATTTCCATTGAAGGCAAATTCAGATTGTTTTTTTCGGCTTCGCTCCTTTTTGAGCTCTTGTTTTTTCAAGTCGTCATCTAGAACGTCTGGGTTTCCACCATAATATCCAAAAGCTGCTGCTGTAGCAACATGATAATTATCAGGGAAGTTAAATTCTTTCTGTGCGCCTTTAAAGTCAATCCCAGCCATTTGGTGTACCGCAATGCCCATGCTCTGTGCTTGCGTACAAACATTACCCATAAATAGACCTAAATCGTGTAGCGCATGAAAATTTTCATTTTCCCCATTTGGCATGTCTTTTTTAAATGCACAGGCCCAAAGAACTTGTGCATTGCCTGCCCAGCCTTTGTTAAATTTATGCAGACAATTAAAAATCCTATCGTAGGTTTCGCTGCCCTTAATTCCCCAAACGATTCGCCAAGGCTGCTGGTTGCTACTGCTAGGTGCCCATCTACCGGCTTCGAGTAGGGTTTTTACTTGTTCTTCTGAAATATTTTTTTCAGAAAAAACCCTCGGACTCCATCGTTCTTTTATTAATGGATAAATAGCGTATTCGGTTGGGGTTTCTTTTTCAATTGGTGTAGTCTGACTCATGCTTTTTCTTTTAAAGATAACAGGATTGGCACCAAAACAAAAGGCTTTAAAAAAGATTTAACGATAACCAAATCCTTTTAAAGCCTGTTGTTATTATGGTAGGTAATCGATAGCTAAGCTATAGATAAACTCATTTCATCTATAACTAGTAGGTTTCAACCCTTCCGTCCCTAACGGACCACCCCTGCCCGACTCGTCATTCAGGCGGGTTCATTAAAAAGGAAGTGAAACTAAAATTTATTTTAAATAAATTATGCGCCTAACCTTTCTTTAAAGTCATTAATAATACCACCTTTTAGCAATACCCGTATTTGTCTATCACTCATACTATGTTTTGTAGGGATTTCTATATTACCGCTTTCTTTTTTAATAGTAACAGTTATGGTATTTCGGTTTTCCACATCTTCCCGTAGGTTTTTAAACTGAATCATATCCCCTTGTTCAATTTTTTCGTAATCATCATTGTTTTCAAATTCCAATGGTAAGATTCCAAAGTTCACTAGGTTTTGCCAAGCAATACGAGCGTAACTTTTGGCGAGTACAGCTACTTGCCCTAAGTATTTAGGGGCTAAAGCAGCGTGCTCTCGGCTACTTCCCTGCGCATAATTACCACCAGCAACTACTATATGACCGCCATATTGATCTTTACTTTTCATTGCGCGGTCGTAAAAAGTGGGATCAATCACCGTGTAACTGTACTTACTTATTTCGGGTAAATTACTTCTAAACGGAAGCACTTCGGCTCCTGCCTTTAATATTTCATCAGTCGAAACATTATCACCCATTTTTAATTGCACAGGTACGCTATAGCTATCTTGAAGGTCTTGAATATGTGGTATTGAAGCAATATTCGGTCCTTTTTTCAATTCAATTTTTGAGGTGTCTTCTGGTGGAGCTACCAACATATCGGTATTTATTATATGCAGTTCTCTTGGAGTCCACTTAGGATATTTCATATCGTATAATTTCTCTAAATCTCGTGGGTCGGTTATTTTTCCGGTTAACGCCGAAGCTGCTGCCGTTTCTGGGCTACATAAGTGTACTTGATCGTCTTTGGTTCCACTTCTATCTGGGAAGTTTCGCGGCATGGTTCGTAAACTTATCGTGCCACTCGCGGGTGCTTGTCCCATTCCTATACAGCCCATACAACCACTTTGGTGAAACCGGGCACCAGCGGTAATTAAATTTCCGAAGGTTTTATTGTCTATCATATTCTGGATAATCTGGCGACTTGTTGGGTTGATATCAAAAGAGACATCTTCATCTGTAGCTTTCCCTTTTACAATGGCTCCTGCAATCCAAAAGTCACGCAATCCAGGGTTTGCCGAAGATCCAATAACCACCTGACTTATTTTTTTACCAGCCACTTCGCTCACGGGAACTACATTTCCTGGGCTAGTAGGTAAAGCAATTAAAGGAACTAGCTCATCTAACACAATTTCTTCATGTAAATCGTATTCGCAATCGTCATCGGCTATGATTTCTCGCCAATCATCTTCTCTTTCTTGGCTTTTTAAAAATCGTTTAGTTTCTATATCACTGGGAAAAACAGTAGTGGTTGCTCCCAATTCTGCTCCCATATTAGCAATCACGTGGCGGTCCATAGCACTTAAATGTTTGAGCCCTTCGCCATAATATTCAATTATTTTTCCTACTCCTCCTTTTACATCGTGACGGCGGAGCATTTCTAGAATAACATCTTTAGCGCTCACCCAATCTGGTAGCTTACCCGTTACTTTTACACCCATTATTTTAGGCATTTTAACAAAATAAGGTTGTCCAGCAATGGCTGCTGCAACATCCAATCCTCCAGTACCAATGGCCAACATGCCTAGCGAACCTGCAGCACAAGAGTGACTGTCACTACCCACTAAAGTTTTTCCAGGTTTTCCAAAACGTTCCATATGTACAGGGTGGCTCACTCCATTTCCTGGCCGACTAAACCATAATCCAAACCTTTGTGCAGCACTGTGTAGAAATACGTGGTCATCGGCATTCTTAAAGTCAGTTTGCAGTAAGTTATGGTCCACATATTGTACAGCTACTTCAGTTTTGGCTCGGTCTAGCTTCATAGCTTCCAATTCTAGTTGTACTAAGGTACCGGTTGCATCTTGTAAAAGGGCTTGGTCTATTTTTAGACCAATTTCTTTTCCAGGGGTCATCTCCCCTTCAATTAAATGTTCTTTTATCAGTTTTTGTGTTACGTTTAATCCCATTGTTCAAAGTTTTCCATTAAGTTATTAATAATCTATCTTTCTAGAATCGGTTTAACAATAAATTATATTTTCTGCTTAATTAATTCGGCTTTCTTTAATACAAGAAGCGACAAATTCTAACGATATTTGATGGATTTTAAATTTTAAAGTATTTGAAAACAACTAACAAGCCAACACTTATATGACCGTTTGGATTATTTTTATTGCCGTCATTATTATCTTTTTAGCTCTTGATCTAGGAGTATTTAATCGAAAAGCACACATTATAAAAACCAAAGAAGCTTCTATCTGGACATCCGTCTGGGTGAGTTTAGCTTTAGCTTTTTCGGGTGTTATTTATTGGCTTTTTAGTAACGGAATGGTTGAAAACCCTACCGGGCTTACCCCAAATACTGCTGTTATAAAATACATAACGGGATATTTAATCGAATTATCATTAAGTATTGATAATGTGTTTGTGATTGCCGTTATATTTTCTTCGTTTAAAATTCCTGAAAAATACCAGCACCGTGTATTGTTTTGGGGAATTTTAGGCGCAATTGTTTTTAGAGCTTTAATGATCTTTTTTGGGGTGGCTTTAATAAACAAGGTAGACTGGATTGTTTATGTGTTTGGTGGCTTTTTACTATACACTGCTTTTAAGATGCTAACTTCTAGTGAAGAAAATTTTAACCCCAAGCAATCACCGATGTATCGGTTTCTTAGAAAGTTGTTTCCAATTACCCATAAAATAGAAGGGGAACAGTTTTTTATAAAACGTATGGGGATTCGAGCCGCTACTCCTCTATTTATAGCATTAATGGTTATAGAATTAACCGACGTTCTCTTTGCACTAGATAGTATACCAGCAATTTTAGCGATTACTGCAGATCCTTTTATTGTCTTTAGTTCGAATATTTTGGCTATTCTTGGATTACGATCTATGTATTTTTTAATTTCAAGAATGCTTCAAAAGTTTCGGTATATTAATTATAGTTTAGTTGTTATACTCGCTTTTGTAGGTGTAAAAATGATTCTTTCTCACCACGTTGAAATACCAGAATGGGTATCGCTGGGTATTATTGTATTGGCCTTGGCAGCAGGAATTATCGCATCGATTTATATACCTTCAGAAAAAGAACCTATTCAAGAGAAATAATTCACAAAGTATTATTAAATTTTTGGGCTCTCTACCGTTGAATTGTATATTTAAACAACTTAAAACAGAAGAGCTATGAACATTAATTTTGAATATGACAACGTAACTGCAAGTGAACGATTAGAAGCCCTTGCTACAGATAAAATAAATAAATTAGTAAATAAGTATGACTTCATTGTACGAGCAGATGTTTTTTTTGAAGCAGAAAACACTTCAGATGCTGAAACGGGAAGAAAAACAAAAATTCAATTAAGCGCTCCTGGGCCAAGATTATTCGCTGAAGAAAGCAAGGAAAAGTTTGAGATTTCGTTAGCCGAAGTTATTAATCAATTAGACAGACAGCTTCAGAAGCGAAAAGCAAAAATGAAAACACATTAAACATGAAAGAAATGGGAGGAATCGCAAGAGACGATAGACAACTTACATTAATTTATAGCAGTAATACCCGTGTGGGTAAGCACACTCTAAGCTATTTACAAGGAATAGACGAAAAAATAGAGGCAGTAGATATTTCAAAAGTTAAGGTGACTGGTACCCAATGGGTGGAATTAGCTAAGGCGATGGGAAAAGAAGTTGGCGATCTCGTCGATAAACGAAAAATGGAAGACAAAGATACCAACACCTCTGAATTTGATACGGACGATTGGATAAAAATACTTCAAAACAACAATGAAGTACTTACACAACCTATAGCTATTAATGGAAAAAAAACCGAGCAAATTGAAAACCCACCAGACGTGATGAACTTCTTTGGGGTAGAATCTGCTGGGATTGAAAAAACAATGCATACCGATAAGCCCAATATAGAACCTAAAACCGAAGATGAAAACTTTAAATAATAGGTTTTACACAGCATAAAAAAACGCGGAATTATATAATTCCGCGTTTTTATTTTTAAATGTGTTTATGAAAATTAATTATCTACTTTTCCGAGTGGTTGAATTCTTTCTTTTAACTTGACATACAAATCAAATTGAGGTTTCGTTAGAATATTTCTCATTTCAGCAGATTCTTCCTCTCCTAAACTTAGTATTCTATTTAACTTTTCTCTTCCTTCGTGACTTTTACGTATATCATCATAGCGAGGCAAAAACTCTTCAATTTTCTTTTTAAAAAGCAATTCCTGTTTTGATGTTAATGCTAATTCAGCATTATATGTTTCAGTTAAGGCATCTGCTCTTATTTCGTAATTATCATAATCTTTCTGTAAGAAAGGATCTTGGGAAAAGGCTGTAAAGCCAATAAACAATGTAATAAGGACTAAAAACTTCTTCATCTTGTTAATTTTAATAATAAGGTATATAAAAAAAGACTCCTGCTAAAGAAAACAAACGGCTTTAACTATTTCATTAACAGTGCTTAACATTATTTTACATGAATTTGGTTGGTTTCTTGCTCTAAAGAGTAAAATCAGTAGTTTTGAAGGATGCACGAATTGGAAGACAAACACTATCTTTTATACAAACCGTATGGCTATTTAAGTCAGTTTGTAAATAACGGTCCTAAAAAAAATACCAAAAGATTATTAGGTGAATTATATGATTTTGCTGAAGGAACTATGGCGGTTGGGCGCTTAGATGAAGACTCTGAAGGATTATTATTATTAACAACAGACGGAAAAGTAAGTTATGAAATTTGTAGCGGAGCTATTGAAAAAGAATACTACGCTCAAGTAGATGGGATAGTTACTTTAGCAGCTATTGAAAAGCTACAACAGGGTGTTGAAATAGGAAATAGTGGAAGAAAATATAAAACCAAACCTTGTCATGCTTTTCGTTTAACAGAAGATCCTAATCTACCAAAACGAGCTAAAAAGATTCGTGATAGTCGCCACGGTCCTACTTCTTGGGTTTCGATAACCCTTACAGAAGGAAAATTTAGACAAGTTAAGAAAATGACGGCGGCAGTTGGGTTTCCAACACTTCGTTTAGCGAGGGTTCGAATAGGTAATTTAAAAATAGAGAATATGCAAGCCGGCGAGGTAATTCCTTCGGAAACTTTAATGGTATAAAAAAGGCCAAACGAATTTTCATTTGGCCTTTATCAATTAAGTTTGTATTAATTTATTCAGAAACAATAGGTAGCTTAATCATAGAAGGATACTCCTTAGAGTGATGGATTTTATTATGCGCTACTACTCCTTCTTTTTCATCATAATTGTTTCCACCGGTATTTAGGTTTCTTGCAAAACGAGGGAAGTTACTACTTGATACTTCAATACGAATGCTATGTCCTTTTTTAAAGAAGTTACTTGTGCTCATAGGTGTTAAATCTACTTTATACACGTTTCCTTTTTCCATAAATACTTCTTTGTCATATCCTTCACGATACCGAACCCGCTGTATGGTTTCATCAAGATTATAAGCTCTGCCATCTGGATACACATCGATAAGCTTAATAGTAATGTCGGTATCTTTTACGTCACTTGAAAGGTATAAAGTCGATTCAATAAAACCAGAAACTTCCATACCCTCTTTTAGGGGTTCACTTGTGTAAACCAAAATATCTTCCCGTGTTTCCATGGCTTGTTGATCAAATGCACCTCCTTCAACTGCATTTCCAGTACAGCAAACATTTCCACCGTGTGATTTTACTGGATCCATAGGATCGTATGTAAAAGAATCTGGAGTGTCTTTTTTACCTGGTTTTTTGTACATCAATACACCATCTCCGTTTAGGGTATTAGCCGCTCCGTCACTGTTAAGATACATGGTGGTCATTTTAGTATTTTTAGGAGGCCAAACTTCAGAAGCTTGCCACTCATTGCTACCCATGGTATAATACTGAACACGCGGCGTTTCTTTTTTAAAATCATTTTCTTCTCCTTTTAACCACATATCGAACCAACCGTAAATTTGTTCTTCGTAATTTAACGTGGCATCGCCAACAGGTCTTTCTCCCACAATAGTATTTTCGGTTGCTCGTGTGTACGCACAATGTAATGTTGGGGAGATAATTAAATATTGATTATCACGAATTTCTTTACTTTTACCGTTATTCCGT is part of the Marixanthomonas ophiurae genome and harbors:
- a CDS encoding universal stress protein, with translation MKKIVIAIDYHPTSEKVAETGYKLAKKLGAQVCLLHVIADTRYYGMEHRTFLGYEGYNYPVNPEMDSQIENVAKDFLVKAALHLDNKVATKIKKGETAPCILEYANEWQADLIVMGTHSHSVLEKLFMGTEATKVLEKTQIPVFMVPVKK
- a CDS encoding multidrug effflux MFS transporter, with the protein product MQKSQPTSQFEFVALMASLMSVVALSIDALLPALDIIGFDIGVTDIVNNQLLVTMIFLGLGIGPLLFGPLSDSLGRKPVVYMGFALFIVASFICVTATSLEVMVLGRILQGIGLSAPRTISIAIIRDLFRGDYMARIMSFVTVVFILIPVIAPTMGKFILDYYSWESIFYVQIGISLLVSLWFWKRQPETLSLENKKRFTPQVFVSGFKELIRHRRTIGFTIISGFVTGSFMVYLSSSQQIFEIQYNLKEEFPFIFAGLALSIGSAIFLNGTLVVKYGMEKLITTSLLAFFIVSIVYIILFHNSENPTIEILLIFFALQFFSIGFLFGNLRAMAMDPVGHIAGIASAITGFLSIVIAVPVSVFIGRFISETALPLFIGFSICSGVSLVLLFYLKMKRRKRQLVKK
- a CDS encoding DUF4251 domain-containing protein, with protein sequence MKTMLFMLSLLLISCGSTQTATQEGEMSQVQQWANDKQFTIESQYANPLRGNQISLIGNTNFLTFNQDNVSAYLPFYGQRQSGNVLDGGPIEFEGNPKDVELIYNQRKKSSIISFTISEKGESYKVTVTLYDNKNSTITVNSSQRDFMRYEGTVEALPEDDN
- a CDS encoding formate/nitrite transporter family protein, yielding MTKEEQEQEQIDNELENSQTSDDNTAKSHGEILKQQICEGQEVYKKSPLSILVSSFTAGLEIGFSYLLLASLFFFLHGKVAEDTVFKMLSFVYPVGFIMVIVGQSLLFTEQTSLLTLPVLNKKQTISNLLKLWGLVIFGNLLGGWAMAALLVWIGPELHLFDAETISKIAVHVTDYSMWVILASAVLAGWLMGLLSWVISSSKDTISRIFIIYMITAVLSFAGLHHSIVGNVEVFAGLLVPSSLSIGDYAAFQAVALLGNAIGGAVFVALLKYRAFVTNIKYN
- a CDS encoding NADPH-dependent F420 reductase codes for the protein MKIGVIGSGNIGGNLGKHWAKAGHEVLFTSRHPEQLNDLVREAGGNSKAVSLDEAWEANADVYLLATPFKAIDELSELYAGEYGDKILIDATNPYPERDGEMAQEVKDSNRNASEYTAMKFNTAKTAKAFNTIYADHLKDRAFRETDKLAVPFAAQDEESKQVTQKLIEDIGFDSVYIGELKDTGIMDPDQKIYGKSTSRSNLESML
- a CDS encoding nitroreductase family protein: MSQTTPIEKETPTEYAIYPLIKERWSPRVFSEKNISEEQVKTLLEAGRWAPSSSNQQPWRIVWGIKGSETYDRIFNCLHKFNKGWAGNAQVLWACAFKKDMPNGENENFHALHDLGLFMGNVCTQAQSMGIAVHQMAGIDFKGAQKEFNFPDNYHVATAAAFGYYGGNPDVLDDDLKKQELKKERSRKKQSEFAFNGNFQK
- a CDS encoding aconitate hydratase, which gives rise to MGLNVTQKLIKEHLIEGEMTPGKEIGLKIDQALLQDATGTLVQLELEAMKLDRAKTEVAVQYVDHNLLQTDFKNADDHVFLHSAAQRFGLWFSRPGNGVSHPVHMERFGKPGKTLVGSDSHSCAAGSLGMLAIGTGGLDVAAAIAGQPYFVKMPKIMGVKVTGKLPDWVSAKDVILEMLRRHDVKGGVGKIIEYYGEGLKHLSAMDRHVIANMGAELGATTTVFPSDIETKRFLKSQEREDDWREIIADDDCEYDLHEEIVLDELVPLIALPTSPGNVVPVSEVAGKKISQVVIGSSANPGLRDFWIAGAIVKGKATDEDVSFDINPTSRQIIQNMIDNKTFGNLITAGARFHQSGCMGCIGMGQAPASGTISLRTMPRNFPDRSGTKDDQVHLCSPETAAASALTGKITDPRDLEKLYDMKYPKWTPRELHIINTDMLVAPPEDTSKIELKKGPNIASIPHIQDLQDSYSVPVQLKMGDNVSTDEILKAGAEVLPFRSNLPEISKYSYTVIDPTFYDRAMKSKDQYGGHIVVAGGNYAQGSSREHAALAPKYLGQVAVLAKSYARIAWQNLVNFGILPLEFENNDDYEKIEQGDMIQFKNLREDVENRNTITVTIKKESGNIEIPTKHSMSDRQIRVLLKGGIINDFKERLGA
- a CDS encoding TerC family protein, with the translated sequence MTVWIIFIAVIIIFLALDLGVFNRKAHIIKTKEASIWTSVWVSLALAFSGVIYWLFSNGMVENPTGLTPNTAVIKYITGYLIELSLSIDNVFVIAVIFSSFKIPEKYQHRVLFWGILGAIVFRALMIFFGVALINKVDWIVYVFGGFLLYTAFKMLTSSEENFNPKQSPMYRFLRKLFPITHKIEGEQFFIKRMGIRAATPLFIALMVIELTDVLFALDSIPAILAITADPFIVFSSNILAILGLRSMYFLISRMLQKFRYINYSLVVILAFVGVKMILSHHVEIPEWVSLGIIVLALAAGIIASIYIPSEKEPIQEK
- the hpf gene encoding ribosome hibernation-promoting factor, HPF/YfiA family — translated: MNINFEYDNVTASERLEALATDKINKLVNKYDFIVRADVFFEAENTSDAETGRKTKIQLSAPGPRLFAEESKEKFEISLAEVINQLDRQLQKRKAKMKTH
- a CDS encoding arsenate reductase family protein — encoded protein: MKEMGGIARDDRQLTLIYSSNTRVGKHTLSYLQGIDEKIEAVDISKVKVTGTQWVELAKAMGKEVGDLVDKRKMEDKDTNTSEFDTDDWIKILQNNNEVLTQPIAINGKKTEQIENPPDVMNFFGVESAGIEKTMHTDKPNIEPKTEDENFK
- a CDS encoding pseudouridine synthase; protein product: MHELEDKHYLLYKPYGYLSQFVNNGPKKNTKRLLGELYDFAEGTMAVGRLDEDSEGLLLLTTDGKVSYEICSGAIEKEYYAQVDGIVTLAAIEKLQQGVEIGNSGRKYKTKPCHAFRLTEDPNLPKRAKKIRDSRHGPTSWVSITLTEGKFRQVKKMTAAVGFPTLRLARVRIGNLKIENMQAGEVIPSETLMV